A region of Chitinophaga horti DNA encodes the following proteins:
- the mdh gene encoding malate dehydrogenase produces the protein MKVTVVGAGNVGATCANVLAHRDFLQEVVLLDIKEGTAEGKALDTWQQAPIDYYSTRVTGVTNDYAKTANSQVVVITSGLPRKPGMSRDDLISTNANIVKSVTENIIKHSPDAIIIVVSNPLDVMTYCSYLTAKKDSNKVFGMAGILDTARYRAFLADEIGCSPKDIQAILMGGHGDTMVPLPRYTTVSGIPVTELVAQDKLDAIIQRTKVGGGEIVNLLGTSAWYAPGAAAAQMVEAIVKDEKRIFPCCAWLTGEYGLKDIYLGVPVVLGKKGIEKIIELQLNADEQALLKTSAQHVKEVMEVLDKMAVVNA, from the coding sequence ATGAAAGTAACAGTTGTAGGAGCAGGAAATGTAGGCGCCACCTGTGCCAATGTACTCGCCCACAGAGATTTTTTACAGGAAGTCGTGTTGCTGGATATTAAGGAAGGTACAGCGGAAGGAAAGGCACTGGACACCTGGCAGCAAGCTCCGATAGACTACTACAGCACCAGGGTGACCGGCGTCACGAATGATTATGCCAAAACAGCCAACAGCCAGGTAGTGGTAATTACCTCCGGCCTGCCCCGCAAACCGGGCATGAGCCGCGACGACCTGATCTCCACGAATGCCAACATTGTTAAATCCGTTACGGAAAACATTATCAAACACTCTCCCGACGCCATTATCATTGTCGTTTCTAACCCACTGGACGTGATGACCTATTGCTCGTACCTGACCGCCAAGAAGGACAGCAACAAAGTGTTTGGTATGGCGGGCATCCTGGACACAGCGCGCTACCGTGCGTTCCTGGCCGACGAGATCGGGTGTTCTCCCAAAGACATTCAGGCGATCCTGATGGGTGGCCATGGCGATACGATGGTGCCCCTCCCCCGTTACACCACCGTTTCCGGCATCCCGGTAACAGAACTGGTGGCGCAGGATAAACTGGACGCCATCATTCAACGCACTAAAGTGGGCGGCGGCGAAATCGTGAACCTCCTGGGCACATCCGCCTGGTATGCCCCCGGTGCAGCGGCAGCACAAATGGTGGAAGCGATCGTGAAGGACGAAAAACGCATCTTCCCTTGCTGCGCCTGGCTTACAGGTGAATACGGCCTGAAAGACATTTACCTCGGCGTGCCGGTGGTACTTGGTAAAAAAGGTATTGAAAAGATCATCGAACTGCAATTGAACGCTGATGAACAGGCGCTCCTGAAAACTTCCGCACAACATGTGAAAGAGGTGATGGAAGTGCTGGATAAAATGGCAGTAGTGAACGCATAA
- the purL gene encoding phosphoribosylformylglycinamidine synthase subunit PurL has protein sequence MQTTTVETAEQLGLTADEFERIKSVLGRTPNFTELSMYSVMWSEHCSYKNSIVWLKTLPREGSRLLVKAGEENAGLVDIGDGYAVVFKIESHNHPSAIEPFQGAATGVGGIHRDIFTMGARPIATLNSLRFGNIKDKKTQHLVKGVVDGISHYGNCFGVPTVGGEVYFEDCYSTNPLVNAMSVGIVKVGQTVSATSYGEGNPVFIVGSATGKDGIGGASFASADITEESAQDLPAVQVGDPFQEKKLLEACLEIIPTGALIGMQDMGAAGITCSTAEMSAKGEHGMIIHLDKVPTRQENMKGWEMLLSESQERMLIVLKKGREEEVLRIFDKWDLHCVQIGEVTKEPRLKFYMNGELEADVPAESMVLGGGAPQYHRAYVEPQYFEKIKAFDIQNIEDVQDAKATAERIIQLPNIASKRWVYTQYDSMVGTANASTNAPSDAAISVIKGTRKALAMTTDCNSRYVFADPQKGGQIAVAEAARNIVCSGGEPVAITNCLNFGNPYDPEVYFQFVHALKGMGEACRKFDTPVTGGNVSFYNQSPDGPVYPTPTIGMVGVLDFNDRMTLDFKNDGDLIYLVGRSYNDINSSEYLHKIKGVEFSPAPHFHLEEEHQLQQAIAKLVKGNLIQSAHDVSEGGLFTTLLESAMHRGFGFELKTNEHFRKDAYLFGESQSRVVVTVNPADREKFEALLHGLVDASEHSVRYEKIGAVKGSNVVVNGESWGTTEDWKKKYDTAIEQHLEH, from the coding sequence ATGCAAACCACTACCGTAGAAACGGCTGAACAGCTGGGACTTACCGCAGATGAATTTGAGAGAATAAAATCCGTTTTAGGCCGTACGCCCAATTTCACAGAACTGAGCATGTACTCTGTAATGTGGAGTGAACACTGTAGCTACAAAAACTCGATTGTCTGGTTAAAAACGCTGCCTCGCGAAGGTAGCCGCCTGCTGGTGAAAGCCGGTGAGGAAAACGCAGGCCTGGTAGATATTGGCGATGGTTATGCCGTTGTATTTAAGATCGAATCACATAATCACCCCTCCGCTATTGAGCCCTTCCAGGGCGCAGCTACCGGCGTAGGTGGTATTCACCGCGATATTTTCACCATGGGCGCACGCCCCATCGCAACGCTGAACTCTCTGCGTTTTGGTAACATAAAAGATAAGAAAACCCAGCACCTCGTTAAAGGTGTGGTAGACGGCATCAGCCATTACGGTAACTGCTTCGGTGTGCCGACTGTAGGGGGAGAAGTTTACTTCGAAGACTGTTACAGCACTAATCCACTGGTAAACGCGATGAGCGTAGGTATCGTAAAAGTGGGTCAAACTGTTTCCGCTACTTCTTACGGTGAAGGTAACCCCGTGTTTATCGTGGGTTCCGCTACCGGTAAAGATGGTATCGGCGGTGCGTCTTTCGCTTCTGCCGACATTACAGAAGAAAGCGCGCAGGACCTGCCGGCCGTACAGGTAGGCGATCCGTTCCAGGAAAAGAAACTGCTGGAAGCTTGTCTCGAAATCATTCCTACCGGCGCATTGATCGGTATGCAGGATATGGGCGCTGCCGGTATCACCTGCTCCACCGCAGAAATGAGCGCTAAAGGCGAACATGGTATGATTATCCACCTGGATAAAGTGCCTACCCGCCAGGAAAATATGAAAGGCTGGGAAATGCTGCTGAGCGAAAGCCAGGAGCGTATGCTGATCGTATTGAAGAAAGGCCGCGAAGAAGAAGTGCTGCGCATCTTCGACAAGTGGGACCTGCACTGCGTACAGATCGGTGAAGTAACGAAAGAGCCAAGACTGAAGTTCTATATGAATGGCGAACTGGAAGCTGATGTACCTGCTGAAAGTATGGTGCTCGGCGGCGGTGCGCCTCAGTACCACAGGGCTTACGTGGAGCCTCAGTACTTCGAAAAAATCAAAGCGTTCGATATCCAGAATATCGAGGACGTACAGGATGCGAAAGCAACTGCCGAAAGGATCATACAGCTGCCAAACATCGCATCTAAACGTTGGGTATATACGCAGTACGACAGCATGGTGGGTACTGCTAATGCTTCTACGAACGCGCCAAGCGATGCTGCTATCAGCGTGATCAAAGGCACTAGGAAGGCGCTGGCGATGACGACCGACTGTAACAGCCGCTACGTATTTGCAGATCCGCAGAAAGGCGGTCAGATCGCGGTGGCAGAAGCTGCCCGTAACATTGTATGTTCCGGTGGCGAACCTGTAGCGATCACCAACTGTCTTAACTTCGGCAACCCTTACGATCCGGAAGTATATTTCCAGTTCGTACACGCGCTGAAAGGCATGGGTGAGGCCTGCCGTAAGTTCGATACCCCGGTTACCGGCGGTAACGTAAGCTTCTACAACCAGTCGCCTGACGGCCCTGTATATCCAACGCCAACCATTGGTATGGTGGGTGTGCTGGACTTCAACGACCGCATGACGCTCGACTTCAAAAACGACGGCGACCTTATTTACCTGGTTGGCCGTTCTTACAACGATATTAACAGCTCCGAATACCTGCATAAAATAAAAGGTGTAGAGTTCAGTCCTGCACCGCACTTCCACCTTGAGGAAGAGCACCAGCTGCAGCAGGCGATCGCGAAACTGGTCAAAGGCAACCTGATTCAGTCTGCCCACGACGTGAGCGAAGGCGGCCTGTTCACCACATTGCTCGAAAGTGCTATGCACCGCGGTTTCGGTTTCGAACTGAAAACGAATGAGCATTTCCGCAAAGACGCATACTTGTTCGGCGAATCTCAAAGCCGCGTGGTAGTAACCGTTAACCCGGCCGACCGCGAGAAATTTGAGGCGCTGCTGCATGGACTGGTAGACGCATCTGAGCATAGCGTA
- a CDS encoding glutamine synthetase III, protein MQSLRFTALEGLTGVDVKIKPELNGKITDVFGSNVFSGRTMREHLSDEAYKSLMNSIKAGTKIERKMAEQISSGMKSWAMKKGVTHYTHWFQPLTGTTAEKHDSFFTLKSDGTSIETFDGDALVQQEPDASSFPNGGIRATFEARGYTAWDPSSPAFIIEQGAGKTLCIPTIFVAYTGESLDYKAPLLKALAALDKSAVDVCNYFDKNVSKVTATLGWEQEYFLVDEGLANARPDLVMCGRTVVGHAPAKGQQLEDHYFGAIPERAYAFMRDFEEESYKLGIPLRTRHNEVAPAQFECAPIFEEVNIAVDHNSLLMDVMAKVGKRHKLRVLLHEKPFAGINGSGKHNNWSLATDTGVNLLAPGKTPKTNLMFLTFFVNTIKAVHDYNDLMRAAIASPSNDFRLGANEAPPAIISVFVGKYLAEVLEAVKTRVNNKFDEQDEAILKLDLHRHIPELLLDNTDRNRTSPFAFTGNKFEFRAVGSSANCASAMTVMNTIMAKTLANFKTEVDGLIEKGEKKEIAIMQTLRKYIVDSEKILFEGDGYSDEWAAEAEKRGLPNVKTTPRALDAYVTEKNTKLFIETGVYNEKELHARYEILLEDYVKKVQIEARVIGDLATNTILPCAISYLNTLLSNINGMKTAGFPESAYKAQKQIAEKISEHINVISENVQAMIEARKVANKLSDSREKAIDYCEKIKEAYFDTIRYHADKLEFLVDDKIWALPKYRELLFLR, encoded by the coding sequence ATGCAATCTTTACGTTTTACTGCGCTGGAAGGCTTAACCGGCGTGGATGTAAAAATCAAACCAGAACTCAACGGTAAGATCACAGATGTTTTCGGTAGTAATGTGTTTTCGGGCAGAACAATGCGCGAGCACCTGAGCGATGAGGCTTACAAAAGCCTGATGAACTCCATTAAAGCTGGCACTAAGATCGAGCGCAAGATGGCGGAACAGATTTCATCAGGTATGAAATCCTGGGCTATGAAAAAAGGTGTAACCCACTATACACACTGGTTCCAACCCCTGACCGGCACCACAGCTGAAAAACATGACTCCTTCTTTACCCTGAAAAGCGATGGTACTTCCATCGAAACTTTTGACGGCGATGCACTGGTTCAACAGGAGCCTGATGCTTCCAGCTTCCCGAACGGTGGCATCCGTGCTACTTTCGAAGCTCGTGGCTACACTGCCTGGGACCCATCCTCTCCTGCTTTCATCATCGAGCAAGGTGCTGGTAAAACCCTTTGCATCCCTACCATCTTCGTAGCTTATACAGGCGAATCACTGGATTACAAAGCGCCCCTGCTGAAAGCACTGGCTGCATTGGATAAATCTGCAGTAGACGTTTGTAACTATTTCGATAAAAACGTTTCCAAAGTAACTGCTACTCTCGGTTGGGAGCAAGAGTACTTCCTGGTAGACGAAGGTCTGGCTAACGCCCGTCCTGACCTGGTAATGTGCGGTCGTACCGTAGTTGGCCACGCTCCTGCGAAAGGCCAGCAGTTGGAAGACCACTACTTCGGTGCCATTCCTGAGCGTGCTTACGCTTTCATGCGCGATTTCGAAGAAGAGTCTTACAAACTGGGTATTCCTTTGAGGACCCGTCACAATGAGGTGGCTCCTGCTCAGTTCGAGTGTGCGCCTATCTTCGAAGAAGTAAACATCGCAGTTGACCACAACTCCCTGCTGATGGACGTAATGGCTAAAGTGGGCAAACGCCACAAACTGCGCGTATTGCTGCACGAAAAACCATTCGCAGGCATCAACGGTTCAGGTAAACACAACAACTGGAGCCTTGCTACAGATACTGGTGTGAACCTGCTGGCTCCTGGCAAAACGCCTAAGACCAACCTGATGTTCCTCACTTTCTTTGTGAACACGATCAAAGCCGTACACGACTATAACGACCTGATGCGCGCTGCTATCGCGTCTCCAAGCAACGACTTCCGTCTTGGTGCAAACGAAGCGCCTCCTGCAATCATCTCCGTATTCGTAGGTAAATACCTCGCTGAAGTACTGGAAGCCGTTAAAACCCGTGTAAACAACAAATTCGACGAACAAGACGAAGCGATCCTGAAACTGGACCTGCACCGTCATATTCCGGAACTGTTGCTGGACAATACCGACCGTAACCGTACTTCTCCGTTCGCCTTCACTGGTAACAAGTTCGAGTTCCGCGCGGTAGGTTCTTCTGCTAACTGTGCTTCTGCTATGACCGTGATGAACACCATCATGGCGAAAACACTCGCTAACTTCAAAACTGAAGTTGACGGTCTGATCGAAAAAGGCGAGAAGAAAGAAATCGCTATCATGCAAACCCTCCGCAAATACATCGTTGATTCTGAGAAGATCCTCTTCGAAGGCGACGGTTACAGCGACGAGTGGGCTGCTGAAGCTGAAAAAAGAGGTTTGCCTAACGTAAAAACCACGCCTCGCGCACTGGATGCTTACGTTACCGAAAAGAACACTAAACTGTTCATCGAAACAGGCGTTTACAACGAGAAAGAACTGCACGCACGTTACGAAATCCTGCTGGAAGACTACGTGAAAAAAGTACAGATCGAAGCCCGTGTAATCGGTGATCTGGCAACCAACACTATTCTGCCTTGCGCTATTTCTTACCTGAACACCCTGCTGTCTAACATCAATGGTATGAAGACTGCCGGCTTCCCTGAAAGCGCTTACAAAGCACAGAAACAAATTGCCGAAAAAATTTCTGAACATATCAACGTCATCAGCGAAAACGTGCAGGCGATGATCGAGGCTCGCAAAGTTGCGAACAAATTGTCCGATAGCCGTGAGAAAGCGATCGATTACTGTGAGAAAATCAAAGAAGCATACTTTGATACGATCCGCTACCACGCAGACAAACTCGAATTCCTGGTAGATGACAAGATCTGGGCACTGCCCAAATACAGAGAGCTGCTTTTCTTGCGATAA
- the efp gene encoding elongation factor P: protein MATTADIRTGLIIKLDNSLYSVVEFGQNKTARAAAKVWAKLKGVDNSRTIEHTWNSGDNIFPVRVEKKPFQFLYKDDSGYNFMDNETFEQIALPENMIDAPQFLKDGQEVSISINTETEQHMSVELPDKIVMLVTYSEPGMKGDTATRTLKPATVETGATVMVPLFVEEGELIRVNAKTGEYIERVK from the coding sequence ATGGCTACCACCGCAGATATCAGAACAGGATTAATCATCAAACTGGATAACAGTTTGTATTCTGTTGTAGAGTTTGGTCAGAACAAAACCGCCCGCGCTGCTGCCAAAGTATGGGCAAAATTAAAGGGCGTCGACAATAGCCGTACTATTGAGCATACCTGGAACTCGGGCGATAACATCTTCCCCGTGCGCGTAGAAAAGAAACCTTTCCAATTCCTTTATAAGGACGACTCCGGATACAACTTCATGGACAATGAAACTTTCGAGCAGATCGCTTTGCCCGAAAATATGATCGATGCTCCCCAGTTCCTGAAAGACGGACAGGAAGTATCTATCTCCATCAACACCGAAACAGAACAACATATGTCTGTTGAACTGCCGGACAAAATTGTAATGCTGGTTACTTATTCTGAACCAGGCATGAAAGGCGATACCGCCACCCGTACGCTGAAACCCGCTACCGTTGAAACTGGCGCTACCGTTATGGTGCCCCTGTTCGTGGAAGAAGGCGAGTTGATCCGCGTGAACGCCAAAACCGGTGAATATATCGAGAGAGTGAAGTAA
- a CDS encoding peroxiredoxin family protein gives MRFLSFLLLCCVIPALAMAQAPAEKYPYQQYPTPPPFKLTLPDGKMATANELGKNKEKIVLIFSVDCDHCKHLTQDVLKNISKFKDKQILMITPFGRERMVEYYKQYKIANYPGITMASEPTRQIMNFYGLQQFPGVYFYGKKGNLINKHFEGDVKASDLL, from the coding sequence ATGAGATTTTTGAGTTTCCTTTTATTATGCTGTGTGATTCCCGCCCTGGCAATGGCCCAGGCCCCTGCAGAAAAATACCCTTATCAACAATATCCAACACCGCCGCCCTTTAAGCTCACGTTGCCCGATGGCAAAATGGCTACAGCCAACGAGCTGGGCAAAAACAAAGAGAAAATAGTGCTCATTTTCAGCGTGGACTGCGACCACTGTAAACACCTTACCCAGGATGTGCTGAAGAACATCAGCAAGTTTAAGGATAAGCAAATCCTGATGATCACTCCTTTCGGCCGCGAGCGGATGGTGGAGTACTATAAACAGTATAAGATCGCGAACTACCCTGGCATTACCATGGCCAGTGAGCCTACGCGGCAGATCATGAACTTTTACGGACTGCAGCAGTTCCCCGGCGTATATTTTTATGGCAAAAAAGGGAACCTGATCAACAAGCATTTCGAAGGCGACGTAAAGGCGTCTGACCTGCTTTAA
- the accB gene encoding acetyl-CoA carboxylase biotin carboxyl carrier protein: MDFKQIQELIKMVNKSNISELSIEQDKFKITIKQKEEGQIVAVPAPVQYAQPIAQVAATAPAAQAAPAAGTAPAAAAKDNLITIKSPMIGTFYRSAGPDKPPFVNVGDDVSAGKVVCIIEAMKLFNEIESEVSGKIVKILVDDASPVEYDQPLFLVEP; encoded by the coding sequence ATGGATTTTAAACAGATTCAGGAGCTGATCAAGATGGTAAACAAATCCAACATCAGTGAACTGAGCATCGAGCAGGACAAGTTTAAGATTACGATAAAACAAAAAGAAGAAGGACAAATAGTAGCGGTTCCGGCGCCTGTACAGTATGCGCAACCTATCGCACAAGTTGCGGCTACTGCTCCGGCAGCCCAGGCGGCACCTGCAGCGGGTACTGCTCCGGCAGCAGCGGCAAAAGATAACCTGATCACTATCAAATCGCCCATGATCGGTACTTTCTACCGCAGTGCGGGTCCTGATAAACCACCGTTCGTAAACGTAGGCGACGATGTAAGCGCTGGCAAAGTGGTTTGCATCATCGAGGCCATGAAATTGTTCAATGAAATTGAAAGTGAAGTAAGTGGTAAAATCGTTAAAATACTGGTGGACGACGCTTCCCCGGTAGAATACGATCAGCCGCTGTTCCTGGTAGAACCATAA
- the accC gene encoding acetyl-CoA carboxylase biotin carboxylase subunit — MFKKILIANRGEIALRIIRTCKEMGIRTVAVYSTADKDSLHVKFADEAVCIGKPQSSDSYLNIPHLMAAAEITNADAIHPGYGFLAENAKFAEICGEHGIKFIGPTPDMIRKMGDKMTAKETMIAAGVPVIPGSEGLLESVEEAKKVAQAMGYPVIIKATAGGGGKGMRVVWQEEELENNYNMAKNEARASFNNDGIYMEKFVEEPRHIEIQVAGDQYGKVCHLSERDCSIQRRHQKLVEESPSPFMTPELREKMGDAAIKAASAINYESVGTIEFLVDKHRNFYFMEMNTRIQVEHGVTEEVINFDLIKEQIKIAAGIPISGKNYTPQMHAIECRINAEDPYNDFRPSPGKISVLHTPGGHGVRVDSHIYAGYVIPPYYDSMVAKIITIAQTREEAINSMERALSEFVIEGVKTTIPFHQQLMRNEDFRKGNFTTKFTEGFKLV, encoded by the coding sequence ATGTTTAAAAAGATACTGATCGCTAACCGTGGCGAAATTGCCCTGCGCATTATCCGCACCTGTAAAGAAATGGGCATCAGAACGGTAGCTGTTTATTCCACTGCTGATAAAGACAGCCTGCACGTGAAGTTCGCGGACGAGGCGGTGTGCATCGGCAAACCACAAAGCAGCGACTCTTACCTCAACATCCCTCACCTGATGGCCGCAGCGGAAATTACCAATGCAGACGCTATCCATCCGGGTTACGGCTTCCTGGCAGAAAACGCCAAGTTTGCTGAAATCTGTGGTGAACACGGCATAAAGTTCATAGGACCCACACCGGACATGATCCGCAAAATGGGCGATAAAATGACGGCTAAAGAAACCATGATTGCAGCCGGTGTTCCGGTTATTCCCGGTTCCGAAGGCCTGCTTGAAAGTGTGGAAGAAGCGAAGAAAGTAGCGCAGGCGATGGGTTATCCCGTTATCATCAAAGCTACTGCCGGTGGCGGTGGTAAAGGCATGCGTGTTGTTTGGCAGGAAGAAGAACTGGAAAACAACTACAATATGGCCAAGAACGAAGCCCGCGCCTCGTTCAACAATGATGGCATCTACATGGAGAAATTCGTGGAAGAGCCCCGTCACATCGAGATCCAGGTAGCTGGCGACCAATACGGCAAAGTATGTCATCTCTCCGAGCGCGACTGCTCCATCCAACGCCGCCACCAGAAACTGGTAGAAGAATCTCCTTCTCCTTTCATGACGCCCGAACTGCGTGAGAAAATGGGTGATGCTGCTATCAAAGCTGCTTCCGCCATCAATTACGAAAGCGTGGGTACCATCGAGTTCCTGGTAGATAAGCATCGCAACTTCTACTTCATGGAAATGAATACCCGTATCCAGGTAGAACATGGTGTTACGGAAGAAGTAATCAACTTCGACCTGATCAAAGAACAAATTAAGATCGCAGCAGGCATCCCTATTTCCGGAAAGAACTATACGCCACAGATGCACGCCATCGAGTGCCGTATCAACGCAGAAGATCCGTACAACGACTTCCGCCCCTCCCCAGGTAAAATCTCCGTACTGCATACGCCAGGCGGACATGGCGTGCGTGTAGATTCACACATCTACGCCGGGTACGTGATCCCTCCTTACTACGATTCTATGGTCGCTAAGATCATCACTATTGCGCAAACCCGCGAAGAGGCCATCAATTCAATGGAAAGAGCGCTTAGCGAGTTCGTGATCGAAGGTGTGAAAACAACCATCCCGTTCCATCAGCAACTGATGCGCAACGAAGACTTCCGTAAAGGCAACTTTACGACCAAGTTTACAGAAGGTTTTAAACTGGTGTAA
- a CDS encoding AI-2E family transporter: MKPAVRKPPFYTKLSLVLLSLVLIVLILQVTKEVLAPVAFAFLFSLLLLPLAQLMERIKFSRSVAALIAVFFFILAMGGILYFVSMQMAGFLADIPLLEQRLMAEADVLTSWIDQRFNISSESQMGYLNDLADRSIAGGAQMVINTFSSVSATVLFIVFIPIYTFFMLYYRRLLVAFLIKLFRREHVTEVYGAIEDTRRIIKSYVVGLFIEMVVVAVLNCSVLALIGVKYAMLLGTIGALLNVIPYIGFIVTVIFTLVVTFTTNTAMVAVWAALSLFIIHLLDSNILLPRIVGSKVKINALVTILGVFIGNMVWGVSGMFISIPALALLKIIFDRMPTMRAWAILLGTEE; encoded by the coding sequence ATGAAACCCGCCGTACGCAAACCGCCCTTTTACACGAAACTCAGTCTCGTGTTGCTTAGCCTTGTGCTGATCGTCCTTATCCTGCAGGTCACCAAAGAAGTGCTGGCCCCTGTTGCCTTTGCCTTTTTGTTCTCGCTATTACTTCTGCCGCTCGCGCAGCTGATGGAGCGCATCAAGTTTTCCCGATCTGTGGCGGCACTCATTGCGGTATTCTTTTTTATACTGGCTATGGGTGGTATCCTCTACTTCGTATCCATGCAAATGGCTGGCTTTTTAGCAGATATTCCCTTGCTGGAACAGCGGCTGATGGCCGAAGCGGACGTGCTTACCAGCTGGATCGATCAACGCTTCAACATCAGTTCCGAAAGCCAGATGGGGTACCTGAACGACCTGGCAGACCGCAGCATTGCCGGTGGTGCACAAATGGTGATCAACACCTTTTCGTCCGTATCGGCCACGGTGCTGTTCATCGTATTTATCCCGATTTATACGTTCTTCATGTTATACTACCGCCGCCTGCTGGTGGCCTTCCTGATAAAACTTTTCCGCCGCGAGCACGTGACCGAAGTATATGGCGCTATTGAAGATACGCGGCGTATCATCAAAAGTTATGTAGTGGGATTGTTCATCGAAATGGTGGTGGTTGCCGTACTCAATTGCAGCGTACTGGCCCTGATCGGCGTAAAGTATGCCATGCTGCTCGGTACTATTGGCGCGCTGTTGAATGTGATTCCCTATATCGGTTTTATCGTAACAGTGATCTTCACCCTGGTAGTAACGTTCACGACGAATACGGCCATGGTAGCGGTTTGGGCGGCCTTGTCATTGTTTATTATTCACCTGCTGGACAGTAATATATTGCTTCCGCGCATCGTGGGTTCCAAAGTAAAGATCAATGCGCTGGTAACAATCCTGGGCGTGTTTATCGGCAATATGGTGTGGGGCGTAAGCGGTATGTTTATTTCTATTCCCGCGCTGGCATTGTTAAAGATCATTTTTGACAGGATGCCGACTATGCGGGCATGGGCCATTTTACTGGGCACGGAGGAATAA